A window of the Acidimicrobiales bacterium genome harbors these coding sequences:
- a CDS encoding protein kinase, translated as MSAPRMAEQVGRVLGERYRLVAPIGAGASARVYLADDTTLGRQVAVKLLHEALSQDQAFLDRFAREARMAAQLQHAHIVAVHDWGYDGEPFIVNEFCSGGSLRSMLDRGRMLTPSQALLVGLEAARALEHAHRRGVVHRDIKPSNLLFDADGRLRIADFGLARALAEASTTEPTGAVLGTARYASPEQARGQTVDGRGDVYSLALVLVEAVTGRVPFEADTTIGTLMARVEQAMEPPEELGPLVRPLEGAGAVEVADRLDAGGLSVMLMATAERLPRPEPLPLVGALAAGAAPVGDPTEHGTRTVTDQPSVGSAGDPPPVVAGIPPATDSAGTPRAAGSPTDAADPVDADAGTPGGVHWDDEPEIISTGSAFTPETVASLDPRTAEFDPGPEPAFTRREHRRLERSTARALATQQSAARAAYDSVPSAHSRRRWPWVIVALLLIGGVGAAIWFARESSEVAAVAAPDLIGGSLDDAESAAEANGWELEKLEGRPGEVPIGEIYLQDPVAGTELVEGDTLRVTVSLGEPLATIPPDLIGLSVEDVGLRLSAIGLMLGEEIPRFDEDVPAGLVLEVSSVVPDLPRGTEVDVIVSSGPAPREVPSGLVGMEVQEATALVESARFVVTVDRRYDEEVPEDSVIEVDPAEGTELEVQSEVILVVSDGPEPVEIPDVEGLDVLTAAEMLEEVGLCIGETEGPANNEVLTTDPPAGEVVDVDTCVRIITRESTDG; from the coding sequence GTGAGCGCCCCCCGCATGGCTGAACAGGTCGGCCGCGTCCTCGGCGAGCGGTACCGCCTCGTCGCACCCATCGGCGCGGGCGCCTCTGCGCGGGTCTATCTCGCCGACGACACGACCCTCGGACGCCAGGTCGCCGTCAAGTTGCTGCACGAGGCGCTCTCCCAGGACCAGGCGTTCCTGGACCGCTTCGCCCGCGAGGCGCGCATGGCCGCCCAGCTCCAGCACGCACACATCGTGGCGGTGCACGACTGGGGCTACGACGGCGAGCCGTTCATCGTGAACGAGTTCTGTTCGGGCGGGTCGCTGCGGTCGATGCTCGACCGTGGGCGGATGCTGACACCATCGCAGGCCCTGCTCGTGGGCCTCGAGGCGGCCCGGGCACTCGAGCACGCCCACCGCCGCGGCGTGGTTCACCGTGACATCAAGCCCTCGAACCTCCTGTTCGACGCCGACGGACGGCTCCGGATCGCAGACTTCGGGCTCGCCCGGGCGCTCGCCGAGGCCTCCACCACCGAGCCGACCGGGGCCGTGCTCGGCACTGCCCGCTACGCGTCGCCCGAACAGGCCCGCGGCCAGACGGTGGACGGACGCGGCGACGTCTACTCGCTCGCCCTGGTGCTCGTCGAGGCCGTCACCGGTCGGGTCCCGTTCGAAGCGGACACGACGATCGGCACTCTGATGGCGAGGGTCGAGCAGGCCATGGAGCCCCCCGAGGAACTCGGTCCCCTCGTTCGACCCCTCGAGGGGGCCGGTGCGGTCGAGGTGGCCGACCGCCTCGACGCGGGGGGCCTCTCGGTCATGTTGATGGCGACCGCCGAGCGGCTGCCGCGCCCGGAGCCGCTGCCGCTGGTCGGTGCGCTCGCCGCGGGTGCGGCCCCGGTCGGCGATCCGACCGAACACGGCACGCGCACGGTGACTGATCAGCCGTCTGTCGGATCAGCGGGCGATCCGCCACCGGTCGTGGCCGGGATTCCGCCGGCCACGGACTCGGCAGGAACGCCGAGGGCCGCTGGGTCGCCCACCGATGCCGCGGACCCGGTGGACGCCGACGCGGGTACGCCCGGTGGGGTCCACTGGGACGACGAGCCCGAGATCATCTCGACGGGCAGCGCCTTCACCCCCGAGACCGTCGCCTCGCTCGACCCCCGCACGGCGGAGTTCGACCCCGGCCCGGAGCCGGCCTTCACCCGACGCGAGCACCGTCGACTCGAGCGCTCGACCGCGCGTGCGCTCGCCACCCAGCAGAGCGCCGCGCGTGCCGCCTACGACTCGGTCCCGTCGGCACATTCCCGCCGTCGCTGGCCGTGGGTGATCGTGGCGCTCCTGCTCATCGGCGGTGTCGGCGCGGCCATCTGGTTCGCGCGCGAGTCCTCGGAGGTCGCCGCGGTGGCCGCTCCCGACCTCATCGGCGGGTCGCTCGACGACGCCGAATCGGCGGCGGAGGCCAACGGCTGGGAACTGGAGAAGCTCGAGGGCCGACCGGGTGAGGTGCCCATCGGCGAGATCTACCTGCAGGACCCTGTCGCAGGGACCGAGCTCGTCGAGGGCGACACCCTCCGGGTCACCGTGTCGCTGGGTGAGCCGCTGGCGACGATCCCGCCGGATCTCATCGGACTGTCGGTGGAGGACGTCGGTCTACGGCTCTCTGCGATCGGGCTGATGCTCGGCGAAGAGATCCCACGCTTCGACGAGGACGTCCCCGCCGGGCTGGTCCTCGAGGTGTCCAGCGTCGTTCCGGACCTCCCCCGGGGGACGGAGGTGGACGTGATCGTGTCCAGCGGTCCCGCTCCCCGTGAGGTGCCCTCCGGTCTCGTCGGCATGGAGGTGCAGGAGGCGACCGCGCTGGTCGAATCGGCCCGGTTCGTGGTCACCGTGGACCGCCGCTACGACGAGGAGGTGCCGGAGGACTCGGTGATCGAGGTCGATCCCGCCGAGGGCACCGAACTCGAGGTCCAGAGTGAGGTCATCCTGGTGGTCTCCGACGGCCCCGAGCCGGTGGAGATCCCCGATGTCGAAGGCCTCGACGTTCTGACCGCGGCCGAGATGCTCGAAGAGGTGGGCCTGTGCATCGGCGAGACCGAGGGGCCGGCCAACAACGAGGTGTTGACGACGGACCCACCCGCGGGCGAGGTCGTCGACGTGGACACCTGCGTGCGGATCATCACCCGCGAGTCCACCGACGGTTGA